In a single window of the Pseudochaenichthys georgianus chromosome 16, fPseGeo1.2, whole genome shotgun sequence genome:
- the rbm12bb gene encoding RNA binding motif protein 12Bb isoform X1, whose protein sequence is MAVVIRLQGLRVSAGSEDIRKFFTSLKIPDGGVHIIGGEQEEAFVIFASDEDARRAMIRSGGCIKGSPVALLLSSKSEMQNLLERSTRDVELDQKRRLEEKARHTRRPLDPEGGRRSASRSDYNPPPQHQRASNTNDDLHVFLKGMPFSVTEGEVRDFFCDLLIDEIFLMKNANGSKNGKGFVKFAAREDANEALKRDRQYIGSRYVEVSSTTEDDWCRATGKLSMAVNKHDNFERERSPIRHQRNPHYVRSESPLAQRPVAPSDEEYCVLIENLSYSVEKEDIKKLFRNAKLEDDQILHLIGSDGKRTRSAFVLFKNLRDYCDALTNEKRSLWNRFIHTRPISREKMISLLQCQSMDGGPPGNSATFQDSPPSFPSDPYDSEKMCLFVRNLPFDVRKVEIMDFFLGFNITEDMAFVLRDHTGAGVGKALVLFRSEAEAMNALSLNGQRFLGSEVILKCISRSQMRQLGVEPPMLQETMVDELQPRNERYSGRRNEESFRPGDAGYPDLGIPPDGNIQMIHAQAPIYGGSDYEPYAVGRSASQGRGNGVRGSFGSSVQHFDGPTCVKLLNLPFQIRSEEIYDFCYGYQIIPGSVSVQYDQSGKSKGSATAVFESHREALTAVEELSGRPIGQRKIQLVLA, encoded by the coding sequence ATGGCGGTCGTCATCCGTTTACAGGGACTAAGAGTCTCTGCAGGTTCCGAGGATATTCGCAAGTTCTTCACTAGCCTCAAAATTCCAGATGGAGGAGTGCATATCATTGGTGGGGAGCAAGAGGAAGCTTTCGTTATCTTTGCTTCGGATGAGGATGCAAGAAGAGCCATGATACGATCAGGAGGTTGCATTAAGGGTTCACCTGTTGCATTGCTACTAAGTAGTAAATCAGAGATGCAGAACCTACTTGAAAGAAGTACAAGAGATGTAGAGCTAGATCAAAAGAGACGACTCGAGGAGAAAGCAAGACACACTCGAAGACCTTTGGATCCAGAGGGGGGCAGGAGATCAGCTAGCAGATCAGACTATAACCCTCCACCCCAGCACCAGAGGGCTTCCAACACTAATGATGACTTGCATGTGTTTCTTAAAGGGATGCCCTTCTCTGTGACTGAAGGAGAAGTCCGTGATTTCTTCTGTGATCTACTTATTGATGAAATATTCTTAATGAAAAATGCAAATGGTTCAAAAAATGGGAAAGGTTTCGTAAAATTTGCAGCAAGAGAGGATGCAAACGAAGCTCTGAAGAGAGATAGGCAATACATTGGGTCAAGGTACGTCGAAGTTTCCTCAACAACAGAAGATGATTGGTGTCGGGCTACTGGTAAACTGTCAATGGCTGTCAACAAGCATGACAACTTTGAAAGGGAGAGATCCCCTATTCGCCATCAAAGGAATCCACATTATGTGAGGTCAGAGTCCCCTTTGGCTCAGAGGCCAGTTGCTCCTTCCGATGAGGAGTACTGTGTTTTGATTGAAAATCTGTCCTATTCGGTGGAAaaagaagacataaaaaagcTTTTTCGCAATGCAAAGCTTGAGGATGACCAGATCCTACACTTAATTGgcagtgatggaaaaagaacaaGATCTGCATTTGTGCTGTTCAAGAATCTGCGTGACTATTGTGATGCCTTGACTAATGAAAAAAGGTCCCTTTGGAACCGATTTATTCATACCCGGCCAATCTCAAGAGAAAAAATGATCAGCCTTCTGCAGTGTCAGAGCATGGATGGCGGACCACCTGGAAACTCTGCAACATTTCAGGACAGTCCTCCATCTTTCCCCAGCGATCCCTATGACTCAGAGAAAATGTGTCTTTTTGTGCGGAACCTACCATTTGATGTACGGAAAGTTGAGATCATGGACTTTTTCCTTGGGTTTAATATCACAGAGGACATGGCGTTTGTGCTGCGTGACCATACTGGTGCAGGAGTTGGGAAGGCTTTGGTTCTCTTTCGGTCCGAGGCAGAGGCTATGAATGCACTCTCTCTCAATGGACAAAGGTTTCTTGGGTCAGAAGTCATCCTGAAATGCATTTCACGCTCTCAGATGCGTCAGTTGGGTGTTGAGCCACCAATGTTGCAAGAGACAATGGTGGACGAGCTACAGCCAAGAAACGAGCGATATTCAGGCAGGAGAAACGAGGAATCCTTTCGACCTGGTGACGCAGGCTACCCTGACTTAGGAATTCCTCCTGATGGTAACATACAAATGATTCATGCACAGGCTCCCATCTATGGAGGCAGTGATTATGAGCCCTATGCAGTAGGCCGTTCTGCTTCACAAGGCAGAGGTAATGGTGTACGTGGTAGCTTTGGTTCCTCTGTGCAGCATTTTGATGGCCCCACCTGTGTTAAGCTGCTTAACTTGCCATTTCAAATACGAAGTGAAGAAATCTATGACTTTTGCTACGGATATCAGATTATCCCTGGATCTGTTTCAGTGCAGTACGACCAGAGTGGGAAATCGAAAGGCTCAGCGACTGCAGTGTTTGAGTCCCATAGGGAGGCGTTGACAGCAGTTGAGGAACTGAGTGGAAGACCAATAGGTCAAAGAAAAATACAGCTAGTACTAGCTTGA